tatatatgtatgcgaGTTCTTTCCCCTTATTCGAGGATTATATCCTCCAAAAGATGCAAAGTTTCCAAGTGTTTCTTTTAACTACAAAAACATGAACTCTGATCTTTATCTCTCACTTAATTTACATCTATAATATGATCTAAAATGATGAGCTTCCTTCTGTTGCAATCGACACTTTATACTAACAATCGAGTTTGAGATATGCCACTTTAAAGACATGGTGAAGCCTCTTATGCACTAAAGTCCATGACTTGAATGTTAAAATGCATATACTTAAGAGACTTGAGAGCGGCTTAGTGGAAGAAAATATGGAGATCTGCTTAACTGCTAAAGTTCTAATTAATTTACCTTTAGTTTTGAGATGACAATTGGACAGTTGTATATTTAATATGCATATCGGCGTAGTTCATTGTTATTgagcttttctttttcattccgTTCACATTGGTGTTAACAATTTTCATGGTGTCCCAAAAAAATTAGTTCGGGGTTCTCTTAGAGGCTTAGTTTCTAACAATGTGTTTTGCCTGTGTTCTTCTATTCAGTCCTTCCAGTCCAGGCATGGAAAAGCATATCTCTTCAGTAAGGTGTAAGTTTTCTTGATTTTAGGCACCTTATCATTATGTATGAATACTAAATCTGTCTAGAATTACGCTGAACAGGACCAACACCTCTTAAGGCCTAACTATACCATAAGGTGCTGGTTACTTCTATTTGGATAAGCAATTAATCCGGTGTTTGTCAAGCCATGGTGTGCTTGTACTGTCTTGCATAACGCCTGAGATAAACTTTGCTTCTTGAATTCATTTTCCAATTCTAACCGTTTGTTTAGTTGCTTAGAGCAATGCAATAGCCTTCAATTGCTCAAAGCTCTCGTATGATTGCGATTTTAGCCTTTTGAATCAAGGCAGGGTTTGCAGGTAGCTGCTTAAAAAAGTTGACTATGGTAGTCAGGGATGGACTCAATTGAAATCTTGCTTACATGATCTTTTGAGATAATGGGATTTGAAGTTATGCACAATTTTCGTTTTCTATGGATCAATAGGATCAATTCTTTCGTTATTTCGTAGGGTGAATGTTTCTGTTGGGGAGAAAGAAGATAGACTGATGATTACAGGGTTGCACACTGTAGCAGATATCTTCTGCATTGGGTGTGGATCAATTGTGGGATGGAAATATGTAAGCTTTACTGTTCCATATATGAAATTCAATCGTTTAATGTGACTTTACTCGTAGCTGTCAGTTACACGAGTAGTTTCTTTCAGGAATTTGCCCATGAGAAGAGCCAGAAGTACAAAGAAGGAAAATCCGTACTTGAACGGTGAGCAAAATAATCAGAAACATAGAGAGCACCATAGATTCTGGTTGGGGTGGGGGATGTTCTTAATACATGTGTCGGACATAGGATATATGAacctccaaatacatggaaaacattagggaaaaaaatagaacatacaTGTATTTGACACTCACACCTAATCCTAGTAACATGGCGCTTGACTAAGATATTCTGGATCATTCTATTGAGCAGGTTTAAGGTGTCTGGTCCTGATGGAAGCCATTATTGGGTTAGCCATGAAACACATGTTGGTGGAAGTGATGCAGATGATGTTtgattaaataatcaaaaatgcTGGTCAAATTCCAATTGTACATTCTTTAATCCCTTGAATCTCTCATACAAATCATCTGAATTCTTAAAAAAACTGGGCTATTTCTTATTCAAGCAGCTTGTTCGACTTGCTGTTATAAGACATGATTGGAAAGATTGAATTCCTGATTCTGATTTAGTTAATGTCAAAACTGGACTGAAGATATCATGTTTCAATTTGCAAAATTGAAGTTTCAGGTGTTGATATTGATGACTTATAGTAGGATTTCTATCGTTACACAGAATGTTATAACTTGCATTGCTTTTAATGttattctaatttaaacaaGTCATTGAAGCTAGACTGGTCTATGGAGGGATCATATTAGTTTTGGATCAAGTATTTCAGATTaagtcttttcaaaatttaaaaatttctagtTATTCTCGGGTCATTTCATGTTTAGGTCATTTCAAGTCCGATTGTTCAAGTTTGGATCATTTGAGATTCGATTCATTTCATGTTTAGGTCATTTTAGATTCGGGTCATTACGGTGTTGGGTAATTTCTAGTTTGGGTCATTTCAAGTCAATTGCTTGGGCCAGTTTGAGTTTGGGGTATCTTGGGTTCAAGCCATTTTTAGTTTGGATCGTTCTGATTTCTGGATATTTTGGGGTTTGGTTGTTTGACACCTTGTGATtgtaaatgaaaatagaaaaattgctTGATTATTTCACTATAGAACTAAGGTATTTTATGCAACTCTTACATGCTAGGAAGTGGAAAGAAACAATCAAAATCCCCCAATTCATCCCACTAATCATCCCTTATTCCCTATAATTAAGCTATACATGTTAGCTATACAGATTATAATTCTCTACGGCTGTAACATTTTTCATCAGGTTGGAGCATAGATGTTTTCATGCCCAGCTTGTTATAGGAGTATTTCACTTGAGCCTCAGTAGATATCACGTAGTTGGTTAATGATAGGATCAACTTATTCAATTCTCTAATAATATTGATCCTAATGACGACTGGATTGTTTTAGGGGATTTCAATCAAGTAATATGGCATAAAGATAAGTACTCTCCTCTTTCTAAAGATATCAAAGGGGCTGCTGATTTATTTCATTGCATCGATGAGTGTAATCTTTCTAAGATCTCATTAAAACAAATGAGGTGGTATGGGAAAGACTTGATAGAGCATTTGCCATTGAACACTTTTCAGTCACTACTTGAGCTATATGTCCTCAATCTGCCCATCAGACGCTCGAACCATGGCCTAGTGATTGTTTCTGCAAGCAAAAAAGTCATTTTCACAGGAGGTTCTATCGTTTCGAAGCTATGTGGACCTTCATCCGCAATGCAAGGAAATTAACAACGAATCCTGGAATTCTTGCTTTGAGGGATCACCTTCTTACAACTTGGTTTGCAAAATCAAGATCGCTAGTTCCTTTTTCCGCAAATGGAACAAAGACGTATTTGGGTGATCTACAAAAGAGGAAGTTGGAGCTTGAAAATGCTCTCATGATTGCTCAATTTGAACTCTCTTCACAACCTTTTGACAAGGAAAAAGCCACCGAAGCCAATTTTGAAATGCTCGAGAAACAAAAACCAAATTCATTGACTACAAAAAGCAAGAGTACAATGGTATAGGTCGGGAGACAAAAACACCAAGTTCTTCCACCTCACTACCAAGAACAGAAGGGCAATCAATAGAATTGAAGGTATCAAAGACTAGCAATAACTAAGTGGATGAACCCTGTTTGATCAAATAAGTCTTTGTCAACTACTTTGAAAAGCTTTACAGCTACACTGTTAATGTCAACTGTGAAACCATTAGGGATCAAATAAGGCACCTGACTATCCCCTGACTCTCTCAACATGACATCCTTTATCTTAATCAACCCTTCATAGCTAATGAAGTCAAATAAGTTGTCTATTAGGTGCTCTAAAAGCCCAGGTATTGATGGTAAACCTAGCCTCTTCTATCAGAAATTATGGGACATTGTGGGGGGAATGATGTTATCTCCTCTTCTTTATAGGTCTTCCGTTTGGGCATCCTATTTAAGGAGCTTAACAAAACTATTATCGCCCTTATTCCTAAAGGCAGCTCCCAAGCCCACCTATCCGATTTTGAACCAATCAGCCTTTGCAATGTCGCTTATAAGATTATATCAAAGGTCTTTGTCAATCGTCCCAAGAACGTTCTTCCCAACCTTATCTCCTGCCATAAAAATGCTTTAATTTCGGGACACTTTATCTCTGATAATATTATCCTGGCTAGTGAAATCCTTCacactataaaaaaataaaaaaataaaaaaggcaaAAGGATCTCTTGCAGCGTTCAAAATTGATATGAGCAAAGCTTTTTACAAGATCAACTGGATTTTCTTCAAGGATGTTATGGAATCTATGGAATTTAATTAGCATAggattaatttaatacaataatgCATCTCCATTGTCTCGTATCAAATCCTCATTAATGGCTCTCTCATTGAATATTACAATCCTGGTAGAGGTCTTCGTTAGGGGATCCTTTATCGCGATACCTTTTTTTCATGTTCGTGAACATCCTTTCCCTCATGcttcaaaaaaaaaggataCGGAAGGATCAATCTAAGGTGTGAAAATCTTAAAAGACGCCTCTCCCATTAACCTTCTATTTGCTGACGactgttttattttcttcagTGCCATTGTCTTGTCTTGCAGATCACTAAAAAATTACTCAATAATTTGTGTCTTTTTGGGCTACAAATTAACTTCTTCAAATCTAAGCTCTTCGTCAGTCCTTCAACAAAGCCACATAATAGGAGATGGTTCTGTGGTATTCTCAATGCTAAAAGAGTTTATCTACATGTCATCTAAGGCTAGAGCTTGGAAAactaaacaagaaaaaagagttCTTTCACAACATCATTGACAAGATGAATTCAAAGTTGTCCCCGCAGAAATCCAAATGTCTTTCACTGGGCAAAAGGCTTACCCTCATCAAATCGACATCGACTTCTCTTCCCTTCTACTCACTTTTTGTCTTCAAAGCTCCTATTAATGTTTGTGATAGAATAGGTAGTCATTCATGCTTTTTGGTGGGTCATACAGTGGATGAAAATAAAACTTCACCTTTGTCATTGGGATAAAATTTGCTCGCCTTTTAAGTGAGGGGGCCTGGGAATTAGAAAGACAATTCTTCAATAAAGCCCCGCTCTCAAAGATTACTTGGAGGATTATGATAGATAACAACTGACTCCTCTCGAAAGTCCTTAACCAAAATACCCCAAACAATATCCTTTTGAAATAGTCAAAATAAAGTCATCTGATTCCTGGGTTTGGAAAGGTATCTTAATTGGAAGAGACATCTGTTTTCAAGGGAAATATATTCAACTTTGGAGTGGCAACAATTGTTGGATTCACAGGGACCCTAATCTCCTCCTCATCGATATTGTCAGACATTAATTTTGGCATTCAAGTTCACTCATGCCTCAACATTAATACTTGCTATTCGAACCAAAGCAATACACTCAACATTCTTGACCTACATCGTGCCTAAGACCTCCACAGTAGGGCCCTCCCAATCCATGGTGGTAGTAACAAAATTGTGTGGAAATTTGACCACAATGACCTTTTTTCAGTTAACAATGTCTATCATCAACTCTATGGGATGCACCAACCTACTTCCAATGAGAATATTCAAAAATCCTAGACGAACCTCTGGCGGGTAAAACTTTTGTTTAAGATCATTGTCTTCCTGTGGAAGTTGTGTAATAATTGTTTTACCACAAAAGATATTCTTTCGAGACGATTGTCTTTTGACTATGACACTAGTCCCATTTGTGCCAACCACAGGGAAACATCTTAGCACTTTTTTTATTGTCATTTCGCTAGAGCCATTTGATTTGTCTCACCACTCTCTTTGCTCTTTAACATTTCATCCATTTCCAGTTGGATCCTCCAATGATACTACCTTTCAAGATGTTAAAATGTATTACACTCTTGTGGTCTGCACACTCTACAGCATTTGGAAATTTAGAAATGaacttattttcaagaatattGAACCTAACCCAATCGGAGTCATTGCTAGAATCAGTGATTTCTTCCATATTGTCCATCTTTCAATTTTGACCCCCTTCAAACTACGATTCCACGACTTCCAAGATCCTTCGCTACTGGATCTCAGGACTCACTTTGGACTCCCTACCTTAAtgtgataaaaaaatatcacTTTTTCTTGTACTTCATCACAAACAAAGTGGAAGTCAATTTCAATATGTTTTGTTCATTCATGGAACACTAGATTTGAAACAATATAAAGAGTTGCTTGATTCACACAACTTTGCTAGTAgcaaagattttaaactaattttggaCATAAGATGATGTATGCAAATAATCTCACATGCCAATTGTGCAATGCTCTGTATTATAACTTTGCATTGGAGCTTGACACAGCACTCTACTTGCTTTTTCATGATATCAAGTTCCCTCCTAATTAACACGCAATAATTTGTAGTAAACCTCTTATCATCTTTCAATCCTCCCTAGTCAACATCCGTAAAATCACTCAATTTGAGTGTGCCCATGATAATTTTGCACTATCCTTCATCTTAATCCTCTTTTGAAGAAACACATGATGTGTTCTAGATATGTTTAATGATTGATTGTCAGTAAGGAAATACCAACCACATAAGCAATAATCTGAATGAGCAATTATAAgacaattcaattttttccatcaatttgatatatttttaagatttccAAATAACTCACCATTACCTTTTGTAAGGTGTAAGTTAGGAGTCAAAAGGGTGTATTGTAGCTTGCATCATGCTTTTCCTATTTTGTATTAGTTATGTACTTTCTTTTAGAGATGATAATCCTTTCTTGATTCTCATCACCTCGATTCCCAAAAAGTATTTCAACCATCCTAAGTCCGTTATGTGAAACTTAGTATGTAGAAATGGTTTAAGATATGTGATTCCTATATTGCCATCATTAGTAATGATGACATTattaatgtaacacccataactcATACCCATCGCTAAATTAGGGTTATAAAGTATTACTGTACAATTCAAaactaataataacaaatagtatcaagtttaacaaatttaattaacaaattcataaataatcaGATTGGAGTAAATCATACAATTATGgaccttaaatcgagcttacgaggccttaaaaatagtttaagaaCATTCAGGGACCAATTCGAAGCAAATCAGAACATTCagggaaaattgaaaattttcaaaacaagggtcacacggccctgtggccagcccgtgtgacAGAGCCCAGCCTGTGTGGCTAtcccacacgcctgtgtgactacctcacacgcctgtgtgactACCTCATACGCCCATGTGCATGGGCTATGTAActttctgacttgggtcacacagccgtgttgCAGGTCGTGTGCCAgcccgtgtgaaccctgcaccTAACACACTCGGGGCACTTGCTCATGTGGGTTCCCTGTGTGTGACAATCCATGTCCCAAGCCGTGCGTGCCAAAAAATGACCCAAAATGTACTCATTTCATGTCCAAATGCTTGAGTACCTAAACCAATTCTCAACACATGATTATAAGACTTCAAATTGCATTTCAATGACACCCAAAGCATGCCAAACAATCAATCTAAGgcctaaccaatgtgtcatCAATGACACCACATTTCAAACACTTAACATTTCACCTACCTAGAATTATATTACACAAGCCTTAActcattcaaaataacttgcATTCAATTCTAACATGCCTTGTTTAATTCATATCAAATTTACCTTCCATACTTGACCACACATGCTTAAACTTGGAACTTAACATGCATACCACATTAGTTACTCATTCCACAATATCAAAAGCACAACATATACACAATACAAAATACTTATGAACCAATAAAATCATGATCAAATGGTCTTATTACATGACATATAAGCCAAGTTAAATTGAAAATCTACCAAAGAGGCCCtcggatagtgtgattctttgAGTTGATACGATCTCCCGATTCTCACAAAACGTATCTacatgaaataaaacaaataacacgagtaagctttcataaagcttagtaagttcatcgCTTAAACGATAAAGCTTACcgaattaaacataataattcaaataataagattaatgAATAGAGTTCCTATCAATCACAGTTCACAACAGGTGAGTAATGCTTAAACAATAGTACAatcaatttttccatatttCAATAACATTCAGTGATCAATAATCAACGCCCGATAAATGATATACGGATACGAGTACACAGTTAACCATCTGGAACACATGAGGCACTTATATGAGCCAGACCCACCGATAACACACCTCGGCACTAAATGCCTAGCTCATAGGCTAACATCCGCCTCGTAACACACTAGAAAACAATATAGTATAACACAataatccgcaacaaatgcatgACTTTGGTATATTCAATGAACAAAAGATATACAAAAATCATCATCACATCTTATACCAATTCCATGTTGCACACAgaataacctattggcatgccaatcgtactCTATCCTACGTTCATCTGACTCAGGGTTTATAAACAGAAAATAGTGCTATCGTTTCATTCCATCAGTTCTCATTTACAAGACAACATTTGTATTAATCAACActcaacaatttaatttcatctaataagcatttaaaaatatattagaattaaaCCGGCCAAACTTACCTAACTAAATTGCAGCACGACAAGGTAAAGGGACTCTTCcgtaattttctcttttctgcgATTTTTAGctcattcttgatctaaaataataattttattcaattaactaattccaacagaaaaattaactcattttatgcaattaagtcctttttcacatttttacaaaattaccctcaacATTTTGCTTTTATGCAATTGAgtccctaagcccaaaacatgcaatttaaccatttttattcaaatccaAGCTTAGCCGAATATTCAAGGGCCTTACTACAGTCCATAATTGcaattatttcatataaagtccttgtaattttatcactttaacaatttagtccttaaatatcaaaatcatcaaaaactactttacaaaatagtcctatctaACAACCAAGTTTAAtactaccataaaacttcaagaataTACTAAACTCATCAATGACACAATCCATAAATTTTAgtagttttacaatttattcccTAGGTTatctagattaagctaatacgagctaaaaaacataaaaattactaaaaacgagtGAAATTTCACTTACCTATTGACGAATCTACTTTGGCCGAATGGTCTTCTAGTTTATCTAGGTTTTTGATTTGTACaatagcaaaagaaaaaaatgaccATGTTTTTATaacttgttttaatataaatcacttatttactattttactaatttaccctttattatttactctcaaattttatcatttacaaGCCCAAAATCGTCCACTACAACCAATAATGGTCTAGTTACCATATTAATCCACCACTCCTTTactctatagctatttaacttCTTTAAATAATAGAAGCtaacatttacaatttttacgattcaatcattttacttaattaactatctaaatgataaaatttcttaaccagaATTTAATATGACACTAATGACcttgtaattattaaataattaatatttacgggctGACATGTCG
The sequence above is a segment of the Gossypium raimondii isolate GPD5lz chromosome 4, ASM2569854v1, whole genome shotgun sequence genome. Coding sequences within it:
- the LOC105780310 gene encoding protein yippee-like, with product MGRLFVVNLEGKVYSCKHCKINLALVDDILSKSFQSRHGKAYLFSKVVNVSVGEKEDRLMITGLHTVADIFCIGCGSIVGWKYEFAHEKSQKYKEGKSVLERFKVSGPDGSHYWVSHETHVGGSDADDV